Proteins encoded in a region of the Prochlorothrix hollandica PCC 9006 = CALU 1027 genome:
- a CDS encoding adenylate/guanylate cyclase domain-containing protein, with the protein MQTINPSDSLILVVDDNAVNLHFISMILERQGYQVLTVNSGAAALTVLESCMPDLILLDILMPDLDGYEVCSWLKNNLVTEHLPIIFLSALDAIFDKVKAFEVGGVDYINKPFQAPEVIARINNQLRIQTLQRELQNNNERLQQQIVATQTAEAELRQQKDAADRLLLNILPFPIAQRLKQNQGIIADAFGDVSVLFADLVDFTHLASTKDSKDLVTLLNRIFSCFDDLTESYQLEKIKTIGDAYMVVGGLPLYHENHTTAIAHLAIAMQRCMSQFEFDRSHPIQLRIGINLGPVTAGVIGKKKFSYDLWGDTVNVASRMESNGIPNTIQVTQPVYDRLKTKFCFQKRGDVDIKGRGEMTTYFLLHEADHHAEE; encoded by the coding sequence ATGCAAACCATAAATCCCTCAGATTCTCTTATCCTCGTCGTTGATGACAATGCAGTAAACCTGCATTTCATCAGTATGATCCTAGAACGGCAAGGCTATCAGGTATTAACAGTAAACAGTGGGGCTGCGGCACTAACAGTATTAGAAAGCTGTATGCCCGACTTGATTCTGTTGGATATCTTAATGCCTGATCTAGATGGATATGAAGTTTGCTCTTGGCTTAAGAACAATCTGGTAACAGAGCATTTACCAATCATTTTTCTCAGTGCCCTAGATGCTATTTTTGATAAAGTAAAAGCCTTCGAGGTGGGTGGTGTTGATTATATCAATAAGCCGTTTCAGGCTCCAGAAGTTATCGCCCGCATCAACAATCAATTACGGATTCAGACCCTGCAACGGGAATTACAAAACAATAACGAGCGTTTGCAACAGCAAATTGTTGCAACCCAGACAGCCGAAGCAGAGTTACGCCAACAGAAGGACGCTGCCGATCGCTTGCTCCTCAATATTTTACCGTTTCCCATTGCCCAGCGCCTCAAGCAAAATCAGGGCATTATTGCCGATGCCTTTGGGGATGTTAGTGTCCTCTTTGCGGACTTAGTGGACTTTACCCACCTAGCCTCTACGAAGGACTCCAAGGATTTGGTGACCCTGCTCAATCGTATCTTTAGTTGTTTTGATGATTTAACAGAAAGCTATCAACTGGAAAAGATCAAAACTATCGGCGATGCCTATATGGTGGTGGGGGGATTACCCTTATATCATGAGAATCATACGACAGCGATCGCCCACCTGGCGATCGCGATGCAACGGTGTATGAGTCAGTTTGAGTTTGATCGAAGTCATCCCATACAGTTACGCATTGGCATTAATTTAGGGCCAGTCACGGCGGGGGTTATTGGTAAAAAGAAATTTAGTTATGATCTGTGGGGCGATACGGTTAATGTGGCTTCGCGCATGGAATCCAATGGTATACCCAACACCATTCAAGTGACGCAGCCGGTGTACGA